A region of Acaryochloris thomasi RCC1774 DNA encodes the following proteins:
- a CDS encoding polysaccharide deacetylase family protein, whose protein sequence is METSQQRLVVQVARFFPEGVFYKRTAEKVIALTIDDLPTPNEIDDASSRMILDAIATHNQSIKNSSDHVHATFFIISGHLSNRDTLLNDIVGQGHEIGNHGTADETAAMLESESFNTQFKAAHRRITQQITATPHPPLRWYRPGRGLYKKAMLSTLQQMPDYVPRFALASMLPVDTFKPTHDAAFTAWYVSQHFFPGSILVLHGGSLERCQQTAKALPSILSELHQQGYKVVTLSELWDKERWTQER, encoded by the coding sequence ATGGAAACGTCTCAACAGCGGCTAGTTGTGCAGGTTGCTCGCTTTTTTCCAGAGGGGGTGTTCTATAAGCGGACGGCTGAGAAAGTCATTGCTTTGACCATTGATGATCTGCCGACGCCAAATGAGATTGATGATGCTTCATCTCGGATGATTTTGGATGCGATCGCAACCCACAATCAAAGTATTAAAAATTCGAGCGATCATGTGCACGCAACTTTTTTCATTATCAGCGGTCACTTAAGCAACCGAGACACTCTTTTAAATGACATCGTTGGACAGGGACATGAGATTGGGAATCATGGAACAGCAGACGAGACAGCTGCGATGCTGGAGTCTGAATCGTTCAATACGCAGTTCAAAGCAGCCCATCGACGAATCACTCAGCAAATTACAGCGACACCTCATCCGCCACTGCGATGGTATCGCCCAGGGCGAGGACTGTACAAAAAAGCGATGCTGAGCACTCTACAGCAGATGCCGGACTATGTGCCCCGGTTTGCCCTCGCTTCAATGCTTCCGGTAGATACTTTCAAACCCACTCACGATGCTGCTTTTACAGCCTGGTACGTTAGCCAGCACTTCTTTCCAGGTTCAATTTTAGTCCTGCATGGTGGTTCGCTTGAGCGCTGTCAGCAAACAGCTAAAGCCTTGCCATCAATCCTTTCTGAACTCCATCAGCAAGGTTATAAGGTTGTAACGCTTAGCGAGTTATGGGACAAAGAACGTTGGACGCAAGAACGCTAG
- a CDS encoding IS6 family transposase, translating into MLVDRPFKHRQYPPCIILWAVRWYLCYRLSCRDVAEMLAERGVEVDHTTIYQWVQRYGPELDERCRPHFRPTNDSWRIDETYIDIQEQFYYLWRAIDSSGFMLDFLLTAKRDTKAAKRFLSKVLQREHVEQMPRVINTDKYAVYPGVIEDLQESGELPEETEHLPVKYLHNILEQDHRFIKLKVKAGLEFQNFWSAKLTIRGYETMNAIRKGQIVGIEKECLLSQNHFISEIFGIAV; encoded by the coding sequence ATGCTTGTTGACCGCCCGTTCAAACATCGTCAGTACCCACCCTGCATTATTCTGTGGGCAGTGCGCTGGTATCTTTGCTATCGACTGAGTTGTCGGGATGTTGCTGAAATGCTAGCTGAGCGTGGCGTTGAAGTAGACCATACCACTATCTATCAGTGGGTTCAGCGATATGGACCTGAACTCGATGAGCGCTGCCGTCCACACTTCCGGCCAACCAACGACTCATGGAGAATCGATGAGACATACATCGATATTCAAGAGCAGTTCTATTATCTCTGGAGAGCCATCGACTCGTCGGGCTTCATGCTCGACTTCTTGCTGACAGCTAAGCGAGACACAAAAGCTGCCAAACGGTTTCTGAGTAAGGTCTTGCAGAGAGAACATGTAGAGCAGATGCCCAGAGTCATCAATACGGATAAATACGCCGTCTATCCAGGTGTAATTGAGGATCTTCAGGAGTCAGGTGAGTTACCCGAAGAAACGGAACATCTGCCCGTGAAGTACCTCCATAATATATTGGAACAAGATCACAGATTTATAAAACTCAAAGTGAAGGCAGGGCTTGAATTTCAAAACTTCTGGAGTGCCAAGCTAACGATTCGGGGATATGAGACGATGAATGCGATTCGCAAGGGTCAGATTGTCGGTATTGAGAAAGAATGTCTTCTTTCTCAGAATCACTTCATTTCAGAGATCTTTGGGATTGCTGTCTAA